Part of the Acidobacteriota bacterium genome is shown below.
ATAAGGATGGTCACAGTCTGAACGACTACCTTGGCTTAGCTGGAGGCGGCACGCGGGATGCCGACCAGAAGCGTCTTTTTGTGGTTCGCGCCGACGGCTCAGTCGAGAGCAAGCAAATGCATAGCTCCATGTTCTTCGGCAACTTCGGATCGATGAAGCTGATGCCCGGTGACAGTATTGTTATGCCGCAGAAGATCCACACCGGCAGCGCAGTGACCGCGTTTCGCGATTGGACGCAGATCTTCTCGCAACTCGCTCTTGGGGCGGCATCGATCCAGGTGCTAAGCAAGTAAGGCTTGGCTGGCCGGTAGACTCAGCAGCTCACAATGGAAACCACGCAAATCCATCACGACCCTTTGCTCGACGAGCCGAACACGTCGAGCATGGTCGAGCCGCGCCCCAGGCGAGTGCAGCTACAGGAGGATGAGATCGATCTTCTCGATCTGCTCATCGTCCTCGCGAAGCGCAAGCGCCTCATCCTGGGAGTGATGGTGTGCAGCGCCGTCCTCGCGGCTATCGTCTCCCTGCTGCTGCCGAACCGTTACACGGCGACCACGAAGATCTTGCCGCCACAGCAGTCGCAATCTGCGTCGACCATGTTGCTCAATCAGCTCGCCGGCGGAGGCATGGGACCACTGGCCGCGATCGCCGGCAGCAGCCTCGGGATCAAGAATCCCAGCGACATCTACATCGGCATCCTCAAGAGCCGCACTATACAGGACGCGCTGCTTTCCCAATTCGAGCTCATGCATGCCTATCGCGACAAACGTGCGTCGGACGCGCGCAAGGATCTCGCCGGCTACAGCGACATCGTCTCCGAGAAAGAAGGACTGATCAGCATCTCGGTCGAGGACAAAGATCCCAAGCGCGCCGCCGCTATGGCCAACGCCTACGTCAACGAGCTTCGCAAAGTCACACAGCACCTCGCCATCAGTGAAGCCTCACAACGCCGCCTCTTCTTCGAGCAGCAGGTGCAGCAGGCCAAGGAAGACCTCAGCAACGCCGAAGTCGCGCTCAAAGAAACGCAGCAGAAGACGGGCATGTTCCAGCTCGATAGCCAGGCCAAGGCCGTCATCGAGGCCATCGGGAACCTGCGCGCCCAGGTCGCCGCCAAGGAAGTCCAACTCCAGGCCATGCGCTCGTTCGCCACCGAGCAAAACCCGCAGCGCATCCTGGTGCAGGAGCAGGTAGTCGGCCTCCGCGAACAACTGCGCAAACTCGAAGGACAACAAGGTGGAGAAGGCGACCCGATAGTGGGCACTGGCAAAATCCCAGGCGCCGGTCTCGAGTTCGTCCGCAAATACCGCGACGTGAAGTACTACGAAACCATCTTCGAACTGCTGGCCAAGCAGTACGAAGCCGCCAAGATCGACGAATCGCGCGAAGCCGCAGTGATTCAAGTACTGGATCAAGCGACCGAGCCGGATAGGAAGTCGAGCCCGAAGCGCCTGCTCATCATCGCTCTCTGCGCGATCTGCGGATTGATGATCGGCTGCGTATCCTCGCTCGTAGCCGAGGCGTTCAGCCGCATTCAACTCGATCCCGATCGCGCGACCCAGCTCTCCCGACTTCAGTCGCTGCTGAAATGGAACCGCAAGGGGCTAACGGTTGGCAGAGTCTAGCGCCAGCAATCAAAAGCTCCTGCTAACAGGAGCGTCGGGATTCGTAGGTGGCTTCGTTCGGCAAGAAGCGCGCTGCATTCCTCTGTCCCTGAATGGGAAGGAAGTCGATCTGCGAAATGTGCGCGACACCAACGATGCCATCGACCAGATCCGGCCCGACGCGGTCCTGCATCTCGCCGCTCAGACATTCGTGCCGCGGTCGTTCGACGATCCACTCGAAACCTTCGAGATCAACTTCCTCGGCACCTACAACCTGCTCGCGGCGCTAAAGAAGATCGGATTCGCCGGCCGTTTCCTGCTCGTCAGCACCGGAGACGCATACGGCTCAGTCGCTCCCGAACTGCTGCCGATTACC
Proteins encoded:
- a CDS encoding chain length determinant family protein, encoding METTQIHHDPLLDEPNTSSMVEPRPRRVQLQEDEIDLLDLLIVLAKRKRLILGVMVCSAVLAAIVSLLLPNRYTATTKILPPQQSQSASTMLLNQLAGGGMGPLAAIAGSSLGIKNPSDIYIGILKSRTIQDALLSQFELMHAYRDKRASDARKDLAGYSDIVSEKEGLISISVEDKDPKRAAAMANAYVNELRKVTQHLAISEASQRRLFFEQQVQQAKEDLSNAEVALKETQQKTGMFQLDSQAKAVIEAIGNLRAQVAAKEVQLQAMRSFATEQNPQRILVQEQVVGLREQLRKLEGQQGGEGDPIVGTGKIPGAGLEFVRKYRDVKYYETIFELLAKQYEAAKIDESREAAVIQVLDQATEPDRKSSPKRLLIIALCAICGLMIGCVSSLVAEAFSRIQLDPDRATQLSRLQSLLKWNRKGLTVGRV